Proteins from a genomic interval of Medicago truncatula cultivar Jemalong A17 chromosome 3, MtrunA17r5.0-ANR, whole genome shotgun sequence:
- the LOC11443495 gene encoding uncharacterized protein — protein MEQNKEKIAPWLSVPQFGEWDQKGPLPDYSMDFSKIREMRKQNKTNASRASLGNEEEFAAPTQKNVKADHSEPQHPHYHKTNSAVRRRSFMSYFNCCIKA, from the exons ATGGAGCAAAATAAAGAG AAAATCGCCCCTTGGCTATCGGTGCCACAGTTTGGCGAATGGGATCAGAAGGGCCCATTGCCGGACTATTCCATGGATTTTTCGAAAATTAGGGAAATGCGAAAACAGAACAAGACCAATGCTTCAAGAGCAAGTCTTGGCAATGAGGAGGAGTTTGCGGCTCCTACTCAGAAGAACGTAAAGGCCGATCACAGCGAGCCCCAGCATCCTCACTACCACAAAACCAATTCTGCAGTG AGAAGGAGGAGCTTCATGAGCTACTTCAACTGTTGCATTAAAGCCTGA